One Salvelinus fontinalis isolate EN_2023a chromosome 11, ASM2944872v1, whole genome shotgun sequence DNA window includes the following coding sequences:
- the LOC129864976 gene encoding leucine-rich repeat-containing protein 4-like translates to MSLLGRVAVRRATLLCVVFLMARAWSSSSLAMAGAAAPGPQGCPPQCSCSSQLSKVVCTRRGLTRVPPGIPANTRHLNLMENAIGEVQADTFRHLHHLEVLQLGRNAIRQIEVGAFNGLTSLNTLELFDNRLTGVPSGAFEYLSKLRELWLRNNPIESIPSYAFNRVPSLMRLDLGELRKLDFISDGAFEGLHNLKYLNLGMCNIRGEMPNLSPLLGLEELEISENLFSEIKPGSFRGLRSLKKLWVMNSQIGVIERNAFDDLSSLVELNLAHNNLSALPHDLFSPLRYLVELHLHHNPWNCGCEALWLARWLREYIPTNSTCCGRCHAPAHMRGRQLVEVDRGEPGVLQCSAPFIGDAPRDLNISAERVAELRCRTAPMSSVRWLLPNGTVLTHASAHQRIAVLNDGTLNFSNVLAADTGTYTCMVSNAAGNSNASAYLNVSAAELNTSNLSYFTTVTVEVPGPTTEMPKPKTTTSAPNTGRGAGGEAGGGAGGAGTTTTASPSLFQPVFISTPTVLLQNTEGQPGARPSVIPASKSATVKPPDTVPSLDEMMKTTKIIIGCFVAVTLLAAVMLIAFYKLRKSHQQRSTVAAARTVEIIQVDEEDLPPPASAAKEIRDHTLPEIRDHNSIQKLDYISHKTDYGFPKPKADYKGDYIIHKPKPDYIIHKPKAEYTTYKPTVDYTTHKSTVEYSAHKSTPDFSLHRPKADYSPFRPEYSTHKQPKADYSPFKPDYSTHPRTPKADYSPFKPDYSTHPRTPKADYSPFKPDYGTHPKPKPDYSPFKPDYSTHPRPKPDYSPYKADYSTQSKSKPEYSTHKSKPDNSQYKPKSEYTPKAAPDYIVFKSDYNSSHKQDYGNQKPIMDSSPHKADHHKVDYRTLKPKYNTYKPAGHGAKWTENNIGNSLPRTLPSATTNLPEPFVIKTHTKEKVQETQI, encoded by the coding sequence ATGAGTCTCCTGGGGCGGGTAGCTGTGCGTCGAGCCACCCTGCTCTGTGTTGTGTTCCTGATGGCGCGAGCGTGGAGCAGCTCCTCTTTGGCTATGGCGGGGGCGGCAGCGCCAGGGCCTCAGGGCTGCCCACCGCAGTGCTCGTGTAGTAGCCAGCTGAGCAAGGTGGTGTGCACTCGGCGCGGCCTCACTCGCGTGCCCCCGGGCATCCCCGCCAACACGCGCCACCTCAACCTGATGGAGAATGCCATTGGAGAGGTGCAGGCCGACACCTTCCGACACCTGCACCACCTTGAGGTTCTGCAGCTGGGCCGCAACGCTATCCGGCAGATCGAGGTGGGCGCCTTCAATGGCCTCACCAGCCTAAACACGCTGGAGCTATTTGACAACCGGCTAACTGGGGTGCCCAGTGGTGCCTTTGAGTACCTGTCCAAGCTAAGGGAATTATGGCTGAGGAATAACCCCATCGAGAGCATCCCTTCGTATGCCTTCAACCGAGTGCCCTCGCTCATGCGTTTGGACTTGGGCGAGCTGCGCAAGCTGGATTTCATCTCCGATGGCGCCTTCGAGGGCCTGCACAACCTCAAGTACCTCAACCTGGGCATGTGCAACATCCGGGGGGAGATGCCCAATCTGAGCCCCCTGCTGGGCCTGGAGGAGCTGGAGATCTCGGAGAACCTCTTCTCCGAAATCAAGCCAGGCTCCTTCCGGGGCCTCCGCTCACTCAAGAAGCTGTGGGTGATGAATTCGCAGATTGGGGTGATCGAGCGCAACGCCTTCGACGACCTGAGCTCACTTGTGGAGCTCAACCTAGCCCACAACAATCTGAGCGCCCTGCCGCACGACCTGTTCTCCCCCCTCAGGTACCTGGTGGAGCTGCACCTCCACCACAACCCCTGGAACTGTGGCTGTGAAGCCCTGTGGCTGGCGCGCTGGCTGCGAGAGTACATCCCTACCAATTCTACCTGCTGCGGCCGATGCCACGCGCCGGCCCACATGCGGGGCCGCCAGCTGGTGGAGGTGGACCGGGGGGAGCCCGGCGTGCTCCAGTGCTCTGCCCCCTTCATTGGCGATGCGCCAAGAGACTTGAACATTTCGGCAGAGCGCGTAGCGGAGCTCCGTTGCCGGACGGCGCCAATGTCCTCGGTCCGGTGGCTGCTGCCCAATGGGACTGTCCTGACGCACGCCTCGGCACACCAGCGGATCGCTGTGCTCAACGACGGCACGCTCAACTTCTCCAACGTCCTGGCGGCTGACACAGGCACCTACACCTGCATGGTGTCCAACGCGGCCGGCAACTCAAACGCCTCGGCCTACCTCAACGTGAGCGCGGCTGAACTCAACACGTCCAACCTCAGCTACTTCACCACGGTGACCGTGGAAGTGCCGGGACCCACCACGGAGATGCCCAAGCCCAAGACCACAACGAGCGCCCCTAACACTGGTAGGGGGGCAGGAGGAGAAGCAGGAGGAGGTGCGGGGGGAGCTGGCACCACCACCACTGCCTCACCCTCCCTCTTTCAGCCCGTCTTCATCTCTACTCCCACTGTTCTGCTCCAGAACACCGAGGGCCAGCCAGGCGCCCGACCGTCCGTCATTCCTGCCTCCAAGTCCGCCACGGTCAAGCCACCCGACACAGTCCCCAGCCTGGACGAGATGATGAAAACCACCAAGATCATCATCGGCTGCTTCGTAGCCGTCACGCTGCTGGCCGCCGTCATGCTCATCGCCTTCTACAAGCTGAGGAAGAGCCACCAGCAGCGGAGCACGGTGGCAGCCGCCCGTACCGTGGAAATCATCCAGGTGGACGAGGAGGACCTGCCACCGCCAGCTTCTGCTGCCAAAGAGATCCGAGACCACACGCTGCCCGAGATACGAGACCACAACAGCATCCAAAAACTGGATTATATCAGCCACAAAACAGACTATGGCTTCCCCAAACCCAAAGCTGACTACAAGGGGGACTACATAATCCACAAGCCCAAACCAGACTACATTATACACAAGCCCAAGGCTGAGTACACCACCTATAAACCAACCGTGGATTACACTACCCACAAATCTACAGTGGAATATAGTGCCCACAAATCTACACCAGATTTTAGCCTTCATAGACCAAAGGCTGATTATAGCCCGTTCAGACCTGAATATAGCACTCACAAGCAGCCTAAAGCGGACTATAGCCCCTTCAAACCTGACTACAGTACTCACCCGAGAACACCTAAAGCGGACTATAGCCCCTTCAAACCCGACTACAGTACTCACCCGAGAACACCTAAAGCAGATTATAGCCCCTTCAAACCGGATTATGGCACTCATCCAAAACCCAAACCGGACTATAGCCCATTCAAACCTGACTACAGCACTCACCCACGACCTAAACCAGACTACAGCCCTTACAAAGCTGACTACAGCACTCAGTCCAAATCCAAACCggagtacagtacacacaaatCCAAACCCGACAACAGTCAATACAAACCCAAATCAGAATACACTCCCAAGGCCGCGCCGGACTACATCGTCTTCAAATCAGACTACAACAGCTCCCACAAACAGGATTATGGCAACCAGAAACCCATCATGGATTCCAGTCCCCACAAAGCAGACCATCACAAGGTGGACTACCGCACCCTCAAGCCCAAATACAACACGTACAAGCCAGCAGGACACGGGGCTAAATGGACAGAGAACAACATCGGGAACTCTCTCCCTCGAACCTTGCCCAGCGCCACCACAAACCTCCCTGAGCCCTTTGTCATAAAAACTCACACCAAGGAGAAGGTTCAGGAGACTCAGATTTAA